Proteins encoded by one window of Roseibium sp. Sym1:
- a CDS encoding aminotransferase, translated as MKPTNPVFTGIDTTVFETMSRLAMAHGAVNLGQGFPDVDGPEDIRRVAAEALVEGPNQYPPMLGLPALRQAVADANKRFYGLNVDPQSEVMVTSGATEALADCLIALVSPGDEVVLIEPLYDCYLPIVKQAGGIPVRVRVTPPDWSMNEDALRAAFSERTKAILINNPMNPTAKVFSERELQLIADLCIEHDVYAICDEVYEHLVFDGAQHRPLMTFDGMRERAVRIGSAGKTFSLTGWKVGYVTGPAGLMDPISKAHQWLTFTTPPNLQKAVAYGLGRDDSYFAGLTQDLMSKRDRMAAGLAGLGFSVLPCAATYFLTCDIGGLGLGRTDVEACETLVTQAGVAAVPVSAFYGSDAPTDYIRFCFCKQDTVIDEALTRLAAFLTAARAESA; from the coding sequence ATGAAACCGACCAATCCGGTCTTTACCGGCATCGACACCACCGTGTTCGAGACCATGTCGCGCCTGGCCATGGCCCATGGAGCCGTGAACCTGGGGCAGGGGTTTCCGGATGTGGACGGGCCGGAAGACATCAGGCGCGTCGCAGCCGAGGCGCTGGTCGAGGGGCCGAACCAGTATCCGCCCATGCTGGGCCTTCCCGCCCTGCGCCAGGCGGTTGCCGACGCCAACAAGCGTTTTTACGGGCTGAACGTCGATCCGCAGAGCGAGGTCATGGTGACTTCGGGGGCGACGGAAGCGCTGGCGGATTGCCTTATCGCGCTGGTGTCTCCCGGGGATGAGGTGGTCCTGATCGAACCACTTTACGATTGTTACCTGCCGATAGTGAAACAGGCGGGTGGCATTCCGGTACGCGTGCGTGTGACACCGCCGGACTGGTCGATGAACGAGGATGCCCTCAGAGCGGCCTTCTCGGAGCGGACCAAGGCGATCCTGATCAACAATCCCATGAACCCGACCGCCAAGGTCTTTTCCGAACGTGAACTGCAGCTGATCGCCGATCTGTGCATCGAGCACGACGTCTATGCGATCTGTGACGAGGTTTACGAGCATCTGGTGTTCGACGGTGCACAGCACCGGCCGCTGATGACCTTCGACGGCATGCGCGAACGCGCGGTGCGGATCGGCTCGGCCGGCAAGACCTTTTCTCTGACCGGCTGGAAAGTGGGGTACGTCACCGGACCGGCCGGGCTGATGGATCCGATCTCCAAGGCGCATCAGTGGCTGACCTTCACCACGCCGCCCAATCTGCAAAAGGCGGTCGCCTACGGCCTTGGCAGGGACGACAGCTATTTCGCCGGTCTGACGCAGGACCTGATGTCCAAGCGCGACCGCATGGCCGCCGGTCTTGCCGGACTCGGGTTTTCGGTTCTGCCTTGCGCGGCGACCTATTTCCTGACCTGCGACATCGGCGGTCTCGGTCTCGGCCGGACGGATGTTGAGGCCTGCGAGACCCTGGTCACGCAGGCCGGTGTCGCTGCCGTTCCGGTGTCGGCCTTCTATGGTTCCGACGCGCCGACAGACTATATCCGTTTCTGTTTTTGCAAACAGGACACTGTCATTGACGAGGCGCTGACACGGCTTGCCGCTTTTCTGACTGCGGCGCGGGCCGAATCCGCCTAG
- a CDS encoding asparaginase: protein MDNPALVDVTRGSVTESVHRGSIAIVDTAGKPVCEIGNVEARVFPRSAIKALQALPLVESGAADALDLSDAELALACASHSGEEVHANSARVMLMKAGLSEDDLECGPQWPQRMEDAAKLILADETPCGLHNNCSGKHAGFLGLAKVMGVDTKGYVDAGHPVQREIKLVMEQLTGDTLSEDVCGTDGCSIPTYATPLQKFARAFAAFGTGEGLEPQRADAAQRLYDACINEPYMVAGADRFCTKVMEGFRGRVFVKTGAEGVFCGSVPELGFGIALKCDDGATRAAEVMMATVLEALLELNEDEAALLDGLVNPPILTRRGIQAGHIRPRQDFLAALKAALP, encoded by the coding sequence ATGGACAATCCCGCGCTGGTCGACGTCACCAGAGGCTCCGTGACCGAAAGCGTTCATCGCGGCAGTATTGCCATTGTCGATACGGCGGGCAAACCTGTCTGTGAAATCGGCAATGTCGAAGCGCGTGTGTTTCCGCGTTCCGCCATCAAGGCCCTGCAAGCCCTGCCGCTGGTGGAATCGGGGGCGGCCGATGCGCTGGACCTGTCCGATGCCGAACTGGCGCTGGCTTGCGCCTCGCACAGCGGCGAGGAGGTTCACGCAAATTCGGCGCGCGTCATGCTGATGAAGGCCGGACTGAGCGAGGACGACCTGGAATGCGGGCCGCAATGGCCGCAGCGCATGGAAGACGCGGCCAAGCTGATCCTGGCCGACGAGACACCCTGCGGGCTGCACAACAACTGTTCGGGCAAACATGCAGGGTTTCTCGGCCTTGCCAAGGTGATGGGAGTCGACACCAAGGGGTATGTCGACGCCGGTCATCCTGTGCAGCGGGAAATAAAGCTGGTGATGGAACAGTTGACCGGCGACACGCTGTCGGAGGACGTCTGCGGCACGGATGGTTGTTCCATTCCGACCTACGCGACACCATTGCAGAAATTCGCGCGGGCCTTTGCCGCGTTCGGAACGGGCGAGGGCCTGGAACCGCAGCGCGCCGACGCCGCACAGCGTCTCTACGACGCCTGCATCAACGAGCCTTACATGGTCGCCGGCGCCGACAGGTTCTGCACAAAGGTGATGGAAGGGTTCCGCGGGCGGGTCTTCGTCAAGACCGGGGCCGAGGGCGTGTTCTGCGGTTCGGTGCCCGAACTCGGTTTCGGTATCGCTCTCAAATGCGACGACGGCGCAACGCGCGCCGCCGAGGTGATGATGGCGACGGTGCTGGAAGCTCTTCTGGAGTTGAACGAAGACGAGGCCGCGCTTCTGGACGGGCTGGTCAATCCGCCGATCCTGACCCGGCGCGGGATCCAGGCCGGCCATATCCGGCCGAGACAGGACTTCCTGGCGGCGTTGAAGGCCGCGCTGCCGTAG
- a CDS encoding GNAT family N-acetyltransferase, with product MTRTSAQPAIRKAGLQDVDALKSCIDRAYQPVKSNLPDLPDVSAGIADDIRDHHVLVAELGRRITGCAIFSLKGSRAHLMNIAVDPDVKGQGLGRCLIEHVERIARDGGATEIHLATHVGMPGNVTLYSHLGWSETSITGNKILMKKDL from the coding sequence GTGACAAGGACAAGCGCCCAACCAGCCATTCGCAAGGCCGGTTTGCAAGACGTCGATGCCCTCAAATCCTGTATCGACCGCGCCTATCAACCGGTAAAATCGAACCTTCCGGACCTGCCGGATGTCTCCGCAGGTATTGCCGACGACATACGCGATCATCACGTCCTTGTCGCCGAGTTGGGCCGCAGGATCACCGGCTGCGCCATCTTTTCGCTCAAGGGCTCAAGGGCCCACCTGATGAACATCGCCGTTGACCCGGATGTGAAAGGACAAGGTCTGGGCAGGTGCCTGATCGAGCATGTGGAGCGCATAGCACGGGACGGCGGCGCTACCGAAATTCACCTTGCGACCCACGTGGGCATGCCCGGAAACGTCACGCTCTACAGTCACCTTGGATGGAGTGAAACTTCAATAACCGGCAACAAGATATTGATGAAAAAGGATCTTTAA
- a CDS encoding dimethylarginine dimethylaminohydrolase family protein, translating to MAHRPGLSFRFTHAITRTPADSVANGIRAVDSGDPSGEKFREEHGLYVKALQEAGLTVDVLPPLEAFPDSCFVEDPAFCLPEGAIRLRPGTASREGEGREIRAALVARFGKVVELPGSGHVDGGDVLMLDDVILIGLSARTDREGADAFAKLLGEWGYKAEVCETPEGVLHFKTACSTLGDNVILATRAMADSGFFGDRKIVQVAEGEDYAANVIRVNDVVLVPEGYPKTQAAIEAAGFRTVVLPTHEARKVDGGLSCLSLRFALGAA from the coding sequence ATGGCGCATCGCCCCGGCCTGTCCTTCCGTTTCACCCACGCGATCACCCGCACGCCCGCCGACAGTGTCGCCAACGGGATCCGCGCCGTGGATTCAGGTGACCCGAGCGGGGAAAAATTCCGCGAAGAACATGGGCTTTATGTGAAGGCACTGCAAGAGGCCGGTCTGACCGTCGACGTTCTGCCGCCGCTGGAGGCCTTTCCCGACAGCTGCTTTGTCGAGGACCCGGCCTTCTGTCTGCCGGAGGGGGCGATCCGGTTGCGTCCCGGCACGGCGAGCCGGGAGGGCGAGGGGCGGGAAATCCGGGCCGCGCTCGTTGCCCGCTTCGGCAAGGTGGTCGAACTGCCGGGCTCCGGTCATGTGGACGGTGGCGACGTGCTGATGCTCGACGATGTCATCCTGATCGGCCTGTCGGCGCGCACCGACCGGGAGGGCGCGGACGCCTTCGCGAAGCTGCTGGGCGAGTGGGGCTACAAAGCCGAGGTCTGCGAGACACCGGAAGGCGTCCTGCATTTCAAGACGGCCTGCTCGACGCTCGGGGACAATGTCATCCTGGCCACAAGGGCGATGGCCGACAGCGGTTTCTTCGGTGACCGCAAGATCGTGCAGGTGGCTGAAGGCGAGGACTATGCGGCCAATGTCATCCGGGTGAACGACGTGGTGCTGGTGCCGGAAGGCTATCCGAAGACACAGGCGGCGATCGAGGCGGCCGGGTTCAGGACCGTCGTCCTGCCGACACACGAGGCCCGCAAGGTCGATGGCGGCCTGTCCTGCCTGTCGCTGCGGTTCGCGCTTGGTGCGGCGTGA
- a CDS encoding TIGR03808 family TAT-translocated repetitive protein — protein MTHRRPKLNRRAFLAGTALCLSGTVASAQMKVADLRGSIDSEDLGLLPNAADDQTAQFQNAVNRAVERGRALFLPAGTYPVANLRLPSGTLIVGVPGRTRLVYQGGGGQLIRAEGVSNIGLTGVTFDGANRSIGDFTEGLLHFIGCRNVTLDNCEIAGSSKMGLLMDRCSGRVENCTISGAAEAGLRSNEATGLAITGNTVTDCANGGIWVHRWREGEDGTIVSGNRVERIGARYGGTGQFGNGINIFRAHGVMVSNNRVTDCAFSAIRSNAGSNVQIIGNSCLRSGETAIYSEFGFQGAVIANNIVDGGTIGISIANFLDGGRMAVCSGNLVRNIKKDGPYPPEVAGFGIGIAVEADTTLTGNVVEGAPKFGLMLGWGPYMRNVAASQNVIRDCGTGIAVTIVDGAGSAVITGNIVQGSKSGAINGYKWLEKATGELNNVSEFPNLTVHGNQVAA, from the coding sequence ATGACACACAGACGACCGAAACTGAACCGCCGTGCGTTTCTTGCCGGGACAGCCTTGTGTCTTTCCGGGACAGTCGCTTCTGCACAGATGAAGGTCGCCGACCTGCGCGGCTCGATCGATTCCGAAGATCTCGGACTGCTGCCCAACGCCGCCGACGACCAGACCGCCCAGTTCCAGAACGCGGTCAACCGGGCCGTGGAACGCGGCCGGGCGCTGTTCCTGCCGGCCGGCACCTACCCGGTCGCCAACCTGCGCCTGCCTTCCGGCACCCTCATCGTCGGTGTGCCCGGGCGCACGCGTCTTGTCTACCAGGGCGGCGGCGGCCAGCTGATCCGCGCCGAGGGCGTCTCCAATATCGGTCTGACCGGCGTGACCTTCGACGGCGCCAACCGCTCGATCGGAGACTTCACCGAAGGCCTGCTGCATTTCATCGGCTGCAGGAACGTCACCCTCGACAATTGCGAGATTGCCGGGTCTTCCAAGATGGGTTTGTTGATGGACCGCTGCTCGGGCCGCGTGGAGAACTGCACCATCTCGGGGGCGGCGGAAGCCGGATTGCGCTCCAACGAGGCCACAGGCCTTGCCATCACCGGCAACACCGTCACCGATTGCGCCAATGGCGGCATCTGGGTGCATCGCTGGCGCGAGGGCGAGGACGGCACCATCGTTTCCGGCAACCGGGTGGAGCGCATCGGCGCCCGCTATGGCGGCACCGGCCAATTCGGAAACGGTATCAACATCTTCCGCGCCCATGGGGTGATGGTTTCGAACAATCGTGTCACCGACTGCGCCTTTTCCGCGATCCGCTCCAACGCCGGCTCCAACGTGCAGATCATCGGCAATTCCTGTCTCCGCTCCGGCGAGACCGCGATTTATTCGGAGTTCGGTTTCCAGGGCGCCGTGATCGCCAACAACATCGTCGATGGCGGCACGATCGGCATCTCGATCGCCAACTTCTTGGACGGCGGCCGCATGGCGGTTTGCTCCGGCAATCTGGTCCGCAACATCAAGAAGGACGGCCCCTACCCGCCGGAAGTCGCCGGTTTCGGCATCGGCATTGCCGTCGAGGCCGACACCACGCTGACCGGCAATGTGGTCGAGGGCGCCCCGAAATTCGGCCTGATGCTCGGCTGGGGTCCCTATATGCGCAATGTTGCCGCCTCGCAGAATGTCATCCGCGATTGCGGCACCGGCATTGCCGTTACAATTGTCGACGGCGCCGGCTCGGCGGTGATCACGGGCAACATCGTCCAGGGATCAAAATCGGGAGCCATCAACGGCTACAAATGGCTTGAGAAAGCCACCGGCGAACTCAACAACGTGTCCGAGTTCCCGAACCTGACCGTCCACGGCAACCAGGTGGCCGCCTGA
- a CDS encoding YHS domain-containing (seleno)protein, with product MFANLIRGSLAALVVVTGLVSNALAGGFDVNTTITGLALRGVDPVSYFVDGEPHDGSIAITAVHNGATYRFASEENRDLFKQNPDKYLPQYGGFCAFGTAMGVKVDGDPDLWKIVDGKLYLNLAPSIQERWVKDIPGFIATADTKWGDLENVNPSDL from the coding sequence ATGTTTGCAAATCTGATCCGCGGTTCCCTCGCCGCGCTTGTTGTTGTCACCGGCCTTGTTTCGAACGCCCTTGCCGGAGGTTTTGATGTCAACACCACCATCACCGGTCTGGCCCTGCGCGGTGTCGACCCCGTTTCCTATTTCGTGGACGGCGAGCCGCACGACGGCAGCATTGCCATCACCGCCGTGCACAATGGTGCCACCTACCGCTTCGCTTCGGAAGAAAACCGCGACCTTTTCAAGCAGAACCCGGACAAGTACCTGCCGCAATACGGCGGTTTCTGCGCCTTCGGCACCGCCATGGGCGTCAAGGTCGACGGCGATCCCGACCTCTGGAAGATCGTCGACGGCAAGCTGTACCTCAACCTCGCGCCCTCGATCCAGGAACGTTGGGTCAAGGACATCCCGGGCTTCATCGCCACCGCCGACACCAAGTGGGGTGACCTGGAGAACGTGAACCCGAGCGACCTTTGA
- a CDS encoding TetR/AcrR family transcriptional regulator, whose protein sequence is MARPREFDPDVAMDKAIALFWDVGYEEASLSELLTAMEITKGSFYKAFRDKQSVYIAALDRYNDEVISATVAFLGDPAQGSGRERILGLFSRVAAVVHADGDRLGCFLCNALIDKAAGGGAAEERLQAMTHRLEGGFRRALLDDGFEDSLARATARGVLSVYFGLRVLGRAGLSSEMAGDCIGQVERLLERD, encoded by the coding sequence ATGGCCAGACCGCGCGAGTTTGACCCGGACGTTGCGATGGACAAGGCCATAGCCCTGTTCTGGGACGTCGGCTACGAGGAAGCTTCGCTCTCCGAACTGCTGACCGCCATGGAGATCACCAAGGGCTCGTTCTACAAGGCGTTCCGGGACAAGCAGTCCGTCTACATCGCCGCGTTGGACCGGTACAATGACGAGGTGATCAGCGCGACGGTCGCCTTTCTGGGCGACCCTGCGCAGGGGAGTGGCCGGGAGCGAATCCTCGGACTGTTCAGCAGGGTTGCGGCGGTCGTGCATGCCGATGGTGACCGGCTGGGCTGCTTTCTGTGCAACGCGTTGATCGACAAGGCGGCCGGTGGCGGCGCGGCGGAGGAGCGGTTGCAGGCGATGACCCACCGCCTGGAAGGTGGTTTCCGCCGGGCGCTGCTGGACGACGGGTTTGAAGACAGCTTGGCAAGAGCAACCGCGAGAGGCGTGCTGTCGGTCTATTTCGGCTTGCGGGTGCTGGGCAGGGCCGGACTGTCGTCCGAGATGGCGGGCGATTGTATCGGCCAGGTGGAGCGGTTGCTGGAGCGGGATTGA
- a CDS encoding pyroglutamyl-peptidase I family protein, which translates to MTAEGWKTVLVTGFRPFPGAPVNPTEHLMQSLPGRLGEVTSTVRFVFHVLPTTWAGRHEVTGKLRRDIRPDAIVHFGVDGTRSTLNIETRAVNRAEQVRPDAAGETAPAAQLASGAEETRMSTLPAGALCEAARAAGAPVELSADAGTYLCNATLWDSIGSGIPSIFIHVPALPESPNDKRPAFAVVETAAVRILEEVARRLG; encoded by the coding sequence ATGACCGCAGAAGGGTGGAAAACCGTTCTGGTCACGGGTTTCAGGCCCTTTCCCGGAGCGCCGGTCAACCCGACCGAACACCTGATGCAGTCCCTGCCAGGCCGGCTCGGGGAAGTCACCTCAACCGTGCGCTTTGTCTTTCACGTGTTGCCGACCACATGGGCGGGGCGTCACGAAGTGACCGGCAAGTTGCGGCGTGACATCCGTCCGGACGCGATCGTGCATTTTGGCGTCGACGGCACCCGGTCAACGCTCAACATCGAGACCCGCGCGGTCAACAGGGCCGAACAGGTCCGGCCGGACGCGGCCGGCGAGACCGCGCCCGCTGCACAGCTTGCCTCCGGTGCGGAAGAAACCCGGATGTCGACGCTCCCGGCAGGCGCACTGTGCGAAGCCGCCCGCGCCGCGGGCGCTCCCGTGGAACTCTCAGCGGACGCCGGCACCTATCTCTGCAATGCCACTTTGTGGGATTCGATCGGCTCCGGCATTCCGAGCATCTTCATCCATGTACCGGCCCTGCCGGAAAGCCCAAACGATAAACGACCTGCCTTTGCCGTGGTCGAAACGGCGGCCGTCCGGATCCTGGAAGAGGTTGCCCGGCGGTTGGGGTAA
- the meaB gene encoding methylmalonyl Co-A mutase-associated GTPase MeaB — protein sequence MTAKASSLDPAKLAGDLRSGKRAALARAITLVESKKAEHRRLARDLIQELLPRTGKALRVGITGVPGVGKSTTIDTLGSNLTAAGHKVAVLAVDPSSTRTGGSILGDKTRMARLAVDTNAFIRPSPSAGTLGGVAAKTRETMLLCEAAGFDVILVETVGIGQSETTVADMVDFFLVLMLPGAGDELQGIKKGVLEIADMIAVNKADGDGALRARSAASDYRAALHILAPKSPNWTPPVITISGLANEGLDHLWEQIEVYRDRMEKSGEWGDKRSRQQVAWMWDMLQQRMMEALKTNTGTAERLKALEDEVRAGRTAVSLAVDELATLMGLNT from the coding sequence ATGACAGCCAAGGCTTCCTCCCTCGACCCGGCAAAACTCGCCGGAGATCTGCGCTCCGGAAAACGCGCCGCACTGGCACGCGCGATCACGCTGGTCGAATCGAAAAAGGCCGAGCACCGGCGCCTCGCCCGTGACCTGATCCAGGAGCTGCTGCCACGCACCGGCAAGGCCTTGCGTGTCGGCATCACCGGCGTACCCGGTGTCGGCAAGTCGACCACCATCGATACGCTCGGTTCCAACCTGACAGCTGCGGGTCACAAGGTTGCCGTTCTGGCGGTCGACCCGTCCTCCACCCGCACCGGCGGCTCGATTCTGGGCGACAAGACCCGCATGGCCCGCCTGGCTGTCGACACCAATGCCTTCATCCGTCCCTCGCCGTCTGCCGGCACCCTCGGCGGTGTTGCGGCAAAGACGCGGGAAACAATGCTTCTGTGCGAGGCAGCGGGCTTCGACGTGATCCTGGTGGAAACCGTCGGCATCGGCCAGTCGGAGACGACCGTTGCCGACATGGTCGATTTCTTTCTGGTCCTGATGCTGCCGGGCGCCGGCGACGAACTCCAGGGCATCAAGAAAGGCGTTCTGGAAATCGCCGACATGATCGCCGTCAACAAGGCCGACGGCGACGGTGCCCTTCGTGCCCGGTCGGCGGCTTCCGACTATCGCGCCGCCCTGCATATCCTCGCGCCGAAATCTCCCAACTGGACACCCCCGGTGATCACGATCTCCGGGCTGGCCAACGAGGGCCTCGACCACCTGTGGGAACAGATCGAGGTCTATCGAGACCGCATGGAGAAGAGCGGCGAATGGGGCGACAAGCGCAGCCGGCAGCAGGTCGCCTGGATGTGGGACATGCTGCAGCAGCGCATGATGGAAGCCCTGAAGACAAACACCGGCACGGCTGAACGCCTGAAGGCGCTTGAGGACGAGGTGCGGGCCGGCCGGACTGCCGTCTCGCTTGCCGTCGACGAACTGGCGACGCTGATGGGGTTGAACACATGA
- a CDS encoding phytanoyl-CoA dioxygenase family protein, translated as MTPLSYLKAPFWVLGLAGTDKSPRKNPLLGSERLNSWGLHKKRVKLAADLAASRRARLAGLVDPEQRAFFDENGYFLVKNFLPDEVYRQLKEEVFSQPLEAREMRQGQAVTRMTLLPPDVLGRNQALGQAVRDPRALDMIRYAASQGGQPLNFIQTVLVEPQKVQKKDPQSDAHADTFHATSKAWLFLQDVGEEDGPFFFVPGSHKLTKERLEWEYECSLTASKDKRSHHANGSFRIRADELAALGLPQPKKMVVPENTLIVADTFAFHGRTPSDKPTVRSEIHWHMRRNPFLPWTGGDIKSLPFLKDRGMPLLMDLADVAEKTVKMRNVWRPVGEVMVRSEAHV; from the coding sequence ATGACGCCTTTGTCCTATCTCAAAGCTCCTTTCTGGGTTCTGGGCCTTGCCGGGACCGACAAGTCACCGCGCAAGAACCCTCTGCTTGGCAGCGAGAGGCTGAACAGCTGGGGCCTGCACAAGAAGCGGGTCAAGCTGGCCGCGGACCTCGCCGCGAGCCGTCGCGCCCGGCTGGCCGGACTTGTGGACCCGGAGCAGCGGGCGTTCTTTGACGAGAATGGCTATTTCCTGGTGAAGAACTTTCTGCCGGATGAGGTCTACCGGCAGCTGAAGGAAGAAGTGTTCTCCCAGCCGCTCGAGGCGCGCGAGATGCGCCAGGGCCAGGCGGTGACGCGCATGACCCTGCTGCCGCCGGATGTGCTGGGGCGCAACCAGGCGCTTGGACAGGCGGTGCGCGATCCGCGCGCGCTCGACATGATCCGCTACGCGGCCTCGCAAGGCGGTCAGCCGCTCAATTTCATCCAGACGGTGCTGGTGGAGCCCCAGAAGGTTCAGAAGAAGGATCCGCAGTCGGATGCCCATGCCGACACGTTCCACGCCACGTCGAAAGCCTGGCTGTTCCTGCAGGATGTCGGCGAGGAGGACGGCCCGTTCTTCTTCGTTCCCGGTTCACACAAGCTCACGAAGGAACGGCTGGAATGGGAATACGAGTGCTCGCTGACGGCGTCCAAGGACAAGCGCTCCCATCATGCCAACGGCTCCTTCCGTATCAGGGCGGATGAACTTGCCGCCCTCGGCCTGCCGCAGCCAAAGAAGATGGTGGTGCCTGAAAACACTCTGATTGTTGCCGACACCTTCGCCTTTCATGGACGCACGCCGTCGGACAAGCCGACCGTCCGCTCCGAGATCCACTGGCACATGCGCCGCAATCCGTTCCTGCCCTGGACGGGCGGCGACATCAAATCCCTGCCGTTCCTGAAGGACCGGGGCATGCCGCTGCTGATGGACCTGGCCGATGTAGCGGAAAAGACCGTGAAGATGCGCAATGTCTGGCGGCCGGTCGGTGAGGTCATGGTGCGCTCGGAGGCGCATGTTTGA
- a CDS encoding DUF1131 family protein yields MSSIIMRPTAIGYACAIAIIGSACTPTGELDGNSGRLVRTSNETLVQITEDHIGGINGDTSYGQKAIEAALPGFTTEGIQTAVENNTEWALAAFNSDGFQVLQVFKGQNGKVRTVHGVTHHLQGPNGERIGMTFSEVGSSRADCRVGKNLWRGMAICHSNGHPNVELVYAIPGYQGPFDQLPAENDLFDAQLQRILWTPKS; encoded by the coding sequence TTGTCGAGTATTATTATGCGTCCAACTGCCATCGGTTATGCGTGTGCCATTGCGATTATCGGGTCCGCCTGCACGCCCACGGGCGAGCTTGACGGCAACTCGGGCCGCCTCGTGCGAACCTCGAACGAAACGCTCGTGCAGATCACCGAGGACCATATCGGCGGCATCAACGGCGACACCTCCTATGGCCAGAAGGCGATCGAGGCCGCCCTGCCCGGCTTCACCACCGAAGGCATCCAGACCGCTGTCGAAAACAACACCGAATGGGCGCTGGCCGCCTTCAACAGCGACGGCTTCCAGGTGCTGCAGGTCTTCAAGGGCCAGAACGGCAAGGTTCGGACCGTCCACGGCGTCACCCACCATCTGCAGGGCCCGAACGGCGAACGCATCGGCATGACCTTTTCCGAGGTCGGTTCCTCGCGCGCCGACTGCAGGGTCGGCAAGAACCTGTGGCGCGGCATGGCGATCTGCCATTCCAACGGCCACCCGAACGTGGAACTGGTCTACGCCATCCCCGGCTACCAGGGCCCGTTCGACCAGCTGCCGGCGGAAAACGACCTCTTCGACGCACAACTGCAGCGGATCCTGTGGACGCCGAAGAGCTGA
- a CDS encoding TIGR00730 family Rossman fold protein: MKAICVFCGSSFGTRETYAEAAKETGRTIAEQGYTLVYGGAKVGLMGTVADAALQAGGKVIGVLPRALEDKEIGHEGLTELHLVGSMHERKARMADLSDAFIALPGGVGTLEEIFEVWTWGQLGYHQKPCGFLNIDGYYDDLIRFLDHQTEEGFTRDVMRQMVQIAGAPRELIGQFENYSPPSAPKWIKREET; the protein is encoded by the coding sequence ATGAAAGCCATTTGCGTCTTTTGCGGTTCCAGCTTCGGAACGCGCGAGACCTATGCGGAGGCCGCGAAGGAAACCGGCCGGACGATTGCCGAACAGGGCTACACGCTTGTTTATGGCGGGGCGAAGGTCGGCCTGATGGGCACCGTGGCCGACGCGGCCCTTCAGGCCGGCGGCAAGGTCATCGGCGTTCTGCCGAGGGCTCTTGAGGACAAGGAGATCGGCCACGAGGGACTGACCGAGCTGCACCTCGTCGGCTCCATGCATGAGCGCAAGGCCAGGATGGCGGACCTGTCGGACGCCTTCATCGCCCTGCCAGGCGGTGTCGGCACGCTGGAGGAAATCTTCGAGGTCTGGACCTGGGGCCAGCTCGGCTATCACCAGAAACCCTGCGGTTTCCTGAACATCGACGGCTACTATGACGATCTGATCCGGTTTCTGGATCACCAGACCGAGGAAGGTTTCACCAGGGACGTGATGCGCCAGATGGTCCAGATCGCCGGCGCCCCCCGGGAGCTGATCGGCCAATTCGAGAACTACTCGCCGCCATCGGCCCCGAAATGGATCAAGCGGGAGGAGACCTGA